One region of Chryseobacterium sp. C-71 genomic DNA includes:
- a CDS encoding DUF4177 domain-containing protein, with amino-acid sequence MKKRFEYKTIVVKPKVSFWTVEYDPNEIDKTLNQYGNEGWELVSVESREYMGTYIFHYTFKREQ; translated from the coding sequence ATGAAGAAAAGATTTGAATATAAAACGATTGTGGTAAAGCCTAAAGTAAGTTTTTGGACTGTAGAATATGATCCGAATGAAATAGATAAAACATTAAACCAATATGGTAATGAAGGTTGGGAATTGGTAAGTGTGGAAAGCAGAGAATACATGGGAACCTATATCTTTCACTACACTTTTAAGCGCGAACAATAG
- a CDS encoding Y-family DNA polymerase yields the protein MYALVDCNNFFVSCERTLDPELENKPVVVLSNNDGCVVSRSKEAKDLGIPMAAPAFKYKELFKKHDVKSFSAKFELYNFKSQQVIQLASSYVLEYETYSIDELFLNLTGFKYISVYDYCLEIRERIKNEVNIPVSIGIAPTKTLCKVANRIVKDFPEKFNEGVYILDTPEKIEKALKWLDIGDVWGIGRKLSAKMNDNGVYKAWDLLQKPEMWVRKVMGIHGVRMINELKGIRQLELDVPSPKKSIAVTRSFMQMLTKKEDVRERVETFGMYCSERLRKQNTCCKMITVFVQTNRFRKDLPEYRNARTQILPNPTNSSILIGRVVNELFESIFEEGFHYKKAGVIVNDFVPEDQRLINLFEEDTQNQHLPVMKAMDAMNKKYGKDKVRLGSMSGKNTWGRAQISPEYEAFLKNNTLPEANFRFH from the coding sequence ATGTACGCCTTAGTAGATTGCAATAATTTCTTTGTTTCCTGTGAGAGAACGCTCGATCCGGAACTTGAAAACAAACCTGTTGTTGTACTTTCCAACAACGATGGATGTGTTGTGTCTCGAAGTAAAGAAGCGAAAGATTTGGGAATTCCGATGGCGGCTCCAGCATTTAAGTATAAAGAACTTTTTAAAAAACATGATGTAAAAAGCTTCTCTGCAAAATTTGAATTGTATAATTTTAAAAGCCAGCAAGTGATTCAACTTGCGAGTTCTTACGTTTTAGAATACGAAACTTACAGCATCGATGAGTTATTTTTAAACCTCACAGGCTTTAAATATATTAGTGTTTATGATTATTGTCTTGAAATTCGTGAAAGAATTAAAAATGAAGTCAATATTCCTGTAAGTATTGGCATTGCTCCCACAAAAACCTTATGTAAAGTTGCCAACAGAATTGTAAAAGATTTTCCCGAAAAGTTCAATGAGGGCGTTTATATTTTAGACACTCCCGAAAAAATTGAAAAAGCTTTAAAATGGCTCGACATCGGCGATGTTTGGGGAATAGGTCGAAAACTTAGCGCCAAAATGAATGACAACGGTGTTTATAAAGCCTGGGATTTACTTCAAAAACCCGAGATGTGGGTTCGAAAAGTTATGGGAATTCATGGCGTAAGAATGATTAATGAGTTGAAAGGAATCCGTCAGCTGGAATTAGATGTTCCTTCACCTAAAAAATCGATTGCCGTTACAAGAAGTTTCATGCAAATGCTGACTAAGAAAGAAGACGTGCGCGAAAGAGTAGAAACTTTTGGAATGTATTGTTCAGAAAGATTAAGAAAACAAAATACCTGCTGCAAAATGATTACGGTTTTCGTGCAGACCAATCGTTTCAGAAAAGATTTACCGGAATATAGAAATGCAAGAACTCAGATTCTTCCTAATCCCACCAATTCATCAATCCTTATTGGTAGGGTAGTGAATGAATTATTTGAATCTATTTTTGAGGAAGGATTTCATTATAAAAAAGCCGGAGTTATTGTCAATGATTTTGTGCCCGAAGATCAAAGATTGATTAATTTGTTTGAAGAAGATACTCAAAATCAACATTTACCTGTGATGAAAGCGATGGATGCAATGAATAAAAAGTACGGAAAAGATAAAGTTCGTTTGGGAAGTATGAGCGGAAAAAATACTTGGGGACGTGCACAAATATCACCGGAATATGAGGCTTTTCTAAAAAATAATACGCTTCCTGAAGCAAATTTCAGATTCCACTAA
- a CDS encoding M48 family metalloprotease — MIKKLTVFLLVMFSAICIAQTYRPLDTADYVQRKEFLKIFSANNELLIKNLKLKYSGKTGNELSKIYKEFEKDFEKKVKEKDFIFTSVFDSKVKSLIERLRKNNHQIPKELQILIAKDNTPNAYCMADGTFVINMGLFNWLNNDDQVASVISHELGHKIEEHSLRTFMSFINDDRQDKITVQNIKATAGNKNQKAFDILKSRMYKKGVEKRKDEMQADSLGYAVFKNSDFIKGEFVNALKRLQDFDTISPRELKIETYKKYFNFPKQAFQDKWLKKEDFSLYNYNHFKEKLDKDSLASHPEVTLRIEKLKKIFPELKTSSSSEKASESFTSLGKIARMEILPNFYHAEDYGLGIYTSLQFLQDAEEEKYYEKWLGKCFAKIYEGRKNYNLNRYLDRVDPKNQSESYQQFLNFMWNLSLDEIKNISDYYQNKNS; from the coding sequence ATGATCAAAAAATTGACTGTTTTTTTGCTGGTTATGTTTTCTGCAATCTGTATCGCACAGACGTACAGACCTCTTGATACCGCAGATTATGTTCAAAGAAAAGAATTCCTGAAAATATTTTCGGCAAATAATGAGTTGTTGATTAAAAATCTTAAGCTTAAATATTCCGGAAAAACAGGAAATGAGCTCTCTAAGATTTATAAAGAATTTGAGAAAGATTTTGAAAAGAAAGTGAAAGAAAAAGATTTCATTTTCACATCAGTATTTGACTCAAAAGTAAAGTCTCTGATTGAGCGTTTGAGGAAAAATAATCATCAGATTCCCAAAGAACTTCAGATCCTTATTGCAAAAGACAATACGCCCAACGCATACTGTATGGCAGACGGAACTTTTGTGATAAATATGGGGCTTTTTAACTGGCTCAATAACGATGATCAGGTCGCTTCCGTAATTTCGCATGAGCTGGGACATAAAATAGAGGAACATTCTCTGAGAACATTTATGAGCTTTATTAATGATGATCGGCAGGATAAGATTACGGTTCAAAATATAAAAGCGACTGCCGGAAATAAAAATCAGAAAGCCTTTGATATTCTAAAAAGCAGAATGTATAAAAAAGGTGTTGAGAAAAGAAAAGATGAAATGCAGGCAGATTCTTTAGGGTATGCAGTTTTTAAGAACAGCGATTTTATAAAAGGAGAATTTGTGAATGCTTTAAAAAGGCTTCAGGATTTTGATACCATCTCACCAAGAGAATTAAAAATTGAAACCTATAAGAAATATTTTAATTTTCCTAAACAGGCTTTTCAGGATAAATGGCTGAAGAAAGAAGATTTTTCACTTTATAATTATAATCATTTTAAAGAAAAATTAGATAAAGATTCATTGGCTTCTCACCCGGAAGTTACTCTAAGGATTGAAAAACTTAAGAAGATATTTCCGGAGCTCAAAACATCTTCATCTTCTGAAAAAGCATCCGAATCATTTACTTCATTGGGAAAAATTGCAAGAATGGAAATCTTACCCAATTTCTATCATGCAGAAGATTATGGATTGGGAATTTACACCAGTCTGCAGTTTTTGCAGGATGCGGAAGAAGAAAAATATTATGAAAAATGGCTGGGAAAATGTTTTGCCAAAATCTATGAAGGAAGGAAAAATTACAATCTAAATCGATATCTCGATCGGGTAGACCCGAAAAATCAGAGCGAAAGCTATCAACAGTTTCTCAACTTTATGTGGAACCTGAGCTTGGACGAAATAAAAAATATTTCCGATTACTATCAAAACAAAAACTCCTGA
- a CDS encoding serine hydrolase: MTILFYFIVFILALAALIYLLGYAYLFSGISKTYLRGKSSANIDDGKFFTKNIIQTTNPVLWDEHPDYNKKELPKNIVDDLIHSNTASFLVIKDGKLLHEQYWNGYHELSKTNSFSMAKAVTVMLYGKALEEGKIKNIDQNFSEFYDEFKLKPFGKDLNLKHLAQMESGLIWDENYKNPFLPNARAYYGRSLIKATFSRKFKEKPGERFEYQSGSTQLLGFAVKKAINQSLSSYLSEKFWIPLGMEQNADWSVDESGMEKTYCCIHSNSRDFAKLGQLFINDGKVGANQILNLDFIEQMRTPTKKSDEIYGMGFWINNDNPIKHYYFLGLQGQYIIMIPEHKMVIVRTGSYNNLPKTDRGRPDQVKFLVNETVKHFA; encoded by the coding sequence ATGACAATTTTATTTTATTTCATCGTTTTTATTCTTGCTTTGGCGGCATTAATATATCTTTTAGGATACGCTTACCTTTTCAGCGGAATTTCTAAAACCTATCTTCGTGGGAAATCGAGTGCGAACATTGATGACGGGAAATTTTTTACGAAAAATATCATTCAAACCACAAATCCTGTTCTTTGGGATGAGCATCCTGATTACAACAAAAAAGAATTACCGAAAAACATAGTTGATGATTTGATTCATTCAAATACCGCTTCATTTTTAGTCATAAAAGATGGAAAATTACTGCACGAACAATATTGGAACGGATATCATGAACTTTCGAAAACGAATTCATTTTCTATGGCAAAAGCAGTTACCGTAATGCTTTACGGCAAGGCTTTAGAAGAGGGAAAAATTAAAAATATCGATCAGAATTTTTCCGAATTCTATGATGAGTTTAAATTGAAACCTTTTGGTAAAGATTTAAATTTAAAACATCTTGCCCAAATGGAATCTGGCTTAATTTGGGATGAAAATTACAAAAACCCTTTTCTGCCGAATGCCAGAGCGTATTATGGAAGAAGTCTCATCAAAGCTACATTTTCAAGAAAATTTAAAGAGAAACCAGGCGAAAGATTCGAATACCAAAGCGGTTCTACACAGCTTCTAGGGTTTGCAGTAAAAAAAGCAATTAACCAATCCTTATCAAGTTATTTATCGGAAAAATTCTGGATTCCTTTGGGAATGGAACAGAATGCCGATTGGAGTGTCGACGAAAGCGGAATGGAAAAAACCTACTGCTGTATTCATTCAAATTCGAGAGACTTTGCAAAACTCGGACAGTTGTTTATAAATGACGGAAAAGTAGGTGCCAATCAGATTCTGAATTTAGATTTCATTGAACAAATGAGAACTCCCACCAAAAAATCTGATGAAATTTACGGAATGGGTTTTTGGATTAATAACGATAATCCTATAAAACATTATTATTTCCTTGGACTTCAGGGACAATACATTATTATGATTCCGGAACATAAAATGGTCATCGTAAGAACAGGAAGCTATAATAATTTGCCTAAAACAGATCGGGGAAGACCGGATCAGGTGAAGTTTTTGGTGAATGAAACGGTAAAGCATTTTGCTTAA
- a CDS encoding patatin-like phospholipase family protein produces the protein MKKTTILSLDGGGIRGIITCIILRYIEEQLQHHHKPGAKLGDYFDLVAGSSTGALIASIILCPDEHRKAKYSIQKGLELYAEKGGDIFQVSFWEKLVNPFGLLNEKISQEALEKNLNDFFGKLELKELIKPCLITSYDIENRRAKLFNSCKANLSTDNFYVKDVCRATSAAPTYFSPVQIKSMYGQIFSLIDGGMFANNPALCAYAEARRTPFAEVFKNHQKANHPTVNDMIIVSIGTGLESKSYSFRKMEKAGKIGWVTPIIDILMSANAETVDYQLCQMFQTLGQRNQKNYYRINPSLKNASPAMDNVSRSNIENLIQAGLSYIDDNRETLNQIVQKLIRNKI, from the coding sequence ATGAAAAAAACAACCATTTTATCTTTGGACGGTGGGGGAATAAGAGGCATTATTACCTGTATTATTTTACGCTATATAGAAGAGCAGTTACAGCATCACCATAAACCGGGTGCGAAGCTTGGAGATTATTTTGATCTGGTTGCCGGAAGCAGCACCGGAGCATTGATTGCTTCTATTATCCTCTGTCCTGATGAACACCGAAAAGCAAAATATTCGATCCAAAAAGGGTTAGAATTATATGCTGAAAAAGGTGGCGACATATTTCAGGTTTCTTTTTGGGAGAAGCTGGTTAATCCTTTCGGATTGCTCAATGAAAAAATCTCCCAGGAAGCCCTTGAGAAAAACCTGAATGATTTTTTTGGGAAACTCGAATTAAAAGAATTAATAAAACCTTGTTTAATCACAAGCTACGATATAGAAAACAGAAGAGCCAAATTATTTAATTCGTGTAAAGCCAACTTAAGTACAGATAATTTTTATGTAAAGGATGTTTGCAGAGCAACTTCAGCTGCACCTACCTATTTCAGTCCGGTTCAGATTAAGTCGATGTATGGGCAGATTTTCAGTTTAATTGATGGCGGAATGTTTGCCAACAACCCTGCACTTTGTGCCTATGCAGAAGCAAGGAGAACTCCTTTTGCCGAAGTTTTTAAAAACCATCAGAAAGCAAATCACCCTACCGTAAATGATATGATTATTGTGTCAATCGGCACCGGATTGGAATCTAAAAGCTATTCGTTCAGGAAAATGGAGAAAGCGGGAAAAATTGGTTGGGTAACTCCTATCATTGATATTTTGATGTCTGCCAATGCTGAGACTGTAGATTATCAGCTTTGCCAGATGTTTCAGACTTTGGGACAGCGAAATCAGAAAAATTATTACCGAATCAATCCGTCTTTAAAAAATGCATCTCCTGCGATGGATAATGTATCGAGATCAAATATTGAAAACCTGATACAGGCCGGACTAAGCTACATCGATGATAACAGAGAAACTTTAAATCAAATTGTACAAAAATTAATCAGAAACAAAATATAA
- a CDS encoding glycine--tRNA ligase: protein MAKQEDVFKKVISHAKEYGFIFPSSEIYDGLSAVYDYGQNGAELKNNIKQYWWKAMVQLNENIVGIDSAILMHPTTWKASGHVDAFNDPLIDNKDSKKRFRADVLVEDYCAKIEDKENKEIEKAAKRFGDSFDKDQFVATNPKILEYRAKREAILSRLAKSLENEDLADVKALIEELEIADPDTGSRNWTEVRQFNLMFGTKLGASADSAMDLYLRPETAQGIFVNFLNVQKTSRHRLPFGIAQIGKAFRNEIVARQFIFRMREFEQMEMQFFVAPGTELEFYEQWKQKRLNWHLALGLGNENYRFHDHEKLAHYANAAADIEFNFPFGFKELEGIHSRTDFDLKAHEEFSGRKLQFFDPERNENYVPYVVETSVGLDRLFLSIFSHCLRDEVLEDGSERTVLSLPPALAPIKAAILPLMKKDGLAEYAENIFNDLKYDFNLFYEEKDAIGKRYRRQDAIGTPYCITVDHDSLTDHTVTIRDRDTMQQERVPVSELRRIIDEKTNFRNLLSKI, encoded by the coding sequence ATGGCAAAGCAAGAAGATGTTTTCAAGAAAGTGATTTCTCACGCTAAAGAATATGGGTTTATTTTCCCTTCCAGTGAGATCTATGATGGTTTATCAGCTGTTTATGACTATGGACAGAACGGTGCAGAACTGAAAAATAATATCAAACAATACTGGTGGAAAGCGATGGTACAGCTAAACGAAAATATTGTGGGTATTGATTCGGCGATTCTGATGCACCCGACTACTTGGAAAGCTTCTGGCCACGTTGATGCTTTTAATGATCCTTTGATTGACAATAAAGATTCTAAAAAACGTTTCAGAGCAGATGTTTTGGTGGAAGACTATTGTGCAAAAATTGAAGATAAAGAGAACAAGGAAATTGAGAAAGCTGCCAAAAGATTTGGTGATTCTTTCGATAAAGATCAGTTTGTGGCAACGAATCCAAAAATTCTGGAATACAGAGCAAAAAGAGAAGCTATTCTTTCAAGATTGGCAAAATCTTTAGAAAATGAAGACCTTGCTGATGTAAAAGCTTTGATTGAAGAGTTGGAAATTGCTGATCCTGATACAGGCTCAAGAAACTGGACGGAAGTAAGACAATTTAACTTAATGTTCGGAACTAAATTGGGTGCTTCTGCAGATTCTGCGATGGATCTTTATTTGAGACCGGAAACTGCTCAGGGAATTTTCGTTAACTTCTTAAACGTTCAGAAAACTTCTCGTCACAGACTTCCGTTTGGTATTGCACAAATTGGAAAAGCATTTAGAAATGAGATTGTTGCGAGACAGTTTATCTTCAGAATGCGTGAATTTGAACAGATGGAAATGCAGTTTTTCGTTGCTCCGGGAACAGAACTTGAATTCTACGAACAATGGAAGCAAAAACGTCTGAACTGGCATTTAGCTCTTGGTTTAGGAAATGAGAATTACAGATTCCACGATCATGAGAAATTGGCACATTATGCGAATGCTGCGGCGGATATTGAGTTTAATTTCCCTTTCGGATTTAAAGAATTGGAAGGTATTCACTCGAGAACTGATTTCGATTTGAAAGCTCACGAAGAATTCTCCGGAAGAAAACTTCAGTTCTTCGATCCGGAAAGAAATGAAAACTACGTTCCTTATGTTGTGGAAACTTCTGTAGGTTTAGACAGATTATTCCTATCCATTTTCTCTCATTGTTTAAGAGACGAAGTACTAGAAGACGGCTCAGAAAGAACAGTTTTATCTTTACCTCCGGCTTTAGCACCAATTAAAGCAGCAATTCTTCCGTTAATGAAGAAAGACGGCTTAGCAGAATATGCGGAAAATATCTTCAACGATTTAAAATACGACTTCAACTTATTCTATGAAGAAAAAGATGCAATCGGAAAACGTTACAGAAGACAAGATGCGATTGGTACACCTTATTGTATTACAGTAGATCATGATTCACTTACAGATCATACCGTAACCATCAGAGACAGAGACACGATGCAACAGGAAAGAGTTCCGGTTTCTGAGTTGAGACGAATCATCGACGAGAAAACAAATTTCAGAAATTTACTTTCTAAAATATAA
- a CDS encoding M15 family metallopeptidase: MDKVTLQRIEKLHPFVREEVKQIIKECDEALTGKAKIRITQGLRSFEEQERLYAIGRITSGKKVTNAKAGQSIHNYGLAVDMCLIIDGKTASWDTAKDWDNDQVADWYECVKIFAKHGWDWGGNWKTFKDLPHFEKKNILTKKGLVKTSWRMLLKMKMDKDGYVIFEK, translated from the coding sequence ATGGATAAAGTAACCTTACAAAGAATTGAAAAATTACATCCTTTTGTGAGAGAGGAGGTAAAACAAATTATTAAAGAATGTGATGAAGCTCTCACGGGAAAAGCAAAAATCAGAATCACTCAGGGACTGCGAAGTTTCGAGGAACAGGAAAGATTATATGCCATCGGAAGAATTACTTCAGGAAAGAAAGTAACCAACGCAAAAGCCGGGCAAAGCATTCATAATTATGGTTTAGCAGTGGATATGTGTTTAATTATTGACGGAAAAACAGCAAGCTGGGACACCGCAAAAGATTGGGACAATGATCAAGTTGCCGATTGGTATGAGTGTGTGAAAATTTTCGCAAAACACGGCTGGGATTGGGGTGGAAACTGGAAAACCTTCAAAGATCTTCCCCATTTTGAAAAGAAGAATATTTTAACTAAAAAAGGATTGGTGAAAACGAGCTGGAGAATGCTTTTGAAGATGAAAATGGATAAAGATGGATATGTGATATTTGAAAAATAA
- a CDS encoding serine hydrolase, whose product MKKLLSAVVAGTSAIAAVIYLSGYGYIFKAIGINLKKGPITPSIDDEEKFPSHPVPNVHPKSWEKDEKYNTKILSENVLKNLKKTRASSLIIIHDSKLVHEQYWKDHNSSSLMNSFSIAKGILSILVGCAIDDGYLQSEDQLISSIFPQYKNSRYGQFLTIRHLMTMQAGLDWEEEYRHPFAPNSKQYFVDDLAEQAFKIDLKEMPGEKYEYQSVAPQLLGLALRKVIGKQLSTYLSEKLWKPLNMEFPAKWSTDEKGMEKTFCCIHATPRDFAKIGQLILQNGNWEGKQLISKEYCEKLLTPTKANDAFCFTIWADDDNKIKHRFFYGFLGQFIIMIPEKKMVIVKTGFYNRLEVDEKLRPLQVKLLVDEFTKMV is encoded by the coding sequence ATGAAAAAATTATTATCTGCTGTTGTCGCAGGAACCTCAGCAATAGCTGCCGTAATTTATCTTTCAGGGTATGGATATATTTTTAAAGCGATCGGGATCAATTTGAAAAAAGGTCCCATAACTCCTTCTATTGATGATGAGGAAAAATTCCCTTCTCATCCCGTTCCGAATGTACACCCAAAATCATGGGAAAAAGATGAAAAATACAATACTAAAATACTTTCTGAAAACGTTTTAAAAAACCTAAAAAAAACACGTGCTTCATCATTAATCATAATCCATGACAGCAAACTTGTACATGAGCAATATTGGAAAGACCACAACTCATCTTCATTGATGAATTCTTTTTCAATAGCCAAGGGAATTCTTTCAATTTTGGTCGGCTGTGCTATTGATGATGGCTACCTGCAATCTGAAGATCAGCTTATCTCTTCCATATTTCCGCAGTATAAAAACAGCCGCTATGGGCAATTTCTGACCATTCGCCATCTTATGACAATGCAAGCCGGGTTAGATTGGGAAGAAGAATATCGCCATCCCTTTGCACCCAACTCTAAACAGTATTTTGTTGATGATCTTGCAGAACAAGCTTTCAAAATAGACTTGAAAGAAATGCCCGGAGAAAAATATGAATATCAAAGTGTTGCTCCACAACTTTTAGGTCTTGCTCTGAGAAAAGTAATTGGCAAGCAACTCTCAACCTATCTCTCCGAAAAGCTCTGGAAGCCTCTTAATATGGAATTTCCTGCTAAGTGGAGTACCGATGAAAAAGGAATGGAAAAGACTTTCTGCTGCATTCATGCAACTCCGAGAGATTTTGCAAAAATAGGGCAGCTTATCTTGCAGAATGGTAATTGGGAAGGAAAGCAACTGATCAGTAAAGAATATTGCGAAAAACTGCTTACTCCTACAAAAGCTAATGATGCATTTTGTTTTACCATATGGGCAGATGACGACAACAAGATCAAACATAGATTTTTTTATGGGTTTTTGGGTCAGTTTATCATTATGATTCCGGAAAAGAAAATGGTGATCGTGAAAACAGGTTTTTATAACCGACTTGAGGTTGATGAAAAACTAAGACCTCTTCAGGTAAAACTTCTTGTTGATGAGTTTACTAAAATGGTATAA
- a CDS encoding pseudouridine synthase has translation MLEILYRDENLIAINKPSGLLVHKSFYSGEADTYAIQELRKQIGQKVYPVHRLDRKTSGVLLFTLDKDTLRMMSTQFEEKKVEKKYIAILRGWTKEEETIDYDLVNENEVKQNAVTYYHRLQTSEIDLPFLKHQTSRYCLVEAIPKTGRFHQLRKHFKHILHPILGCRKHGCNKQNKLWLQTFGISKMTLHAYQLIFNHPISNERITVSATIDDEFKRVGDILKLDLSAYF, from the coding sequence ATGTTAGAAATTCTTTATCGAGACGAAAATCTTATTGCAATCAACAAACCAAGCGGATTATTGGTTCACAAATCTTTCTATTCCGGAGAAGCAGATACGTATGCTATTCAGGAACTGAGAAAGCAAATTGGGCAAAAAGTGTATCCAGTGCATCGACTTGACCGAAAAACTTCGGGCGTTTTGTTATTTACTTTAGATAAAGATACGCTGAGAATGATGAGTACTCAGTTTGAGGAAAAAAAGGTTGAAAAAAAATACATCGCCATTCTAAGGGGCTGGACGAAGGAAGAAGAAACAATCGATTATGATTTAGTGAATGAAAATGAAGTGAAACAAAATGCGGTTACTTATTATCATCGTCTACAGACTTCGGAAATAGATTTACCTTTTTTAAAGCATCAGACTTCGAGATATTGTTTGGTAGAAGCAATTCCTAAAACAGGAAGATTTCATCAGTTGAGAAAACATTTTAAACATATTTTGCATCCCATTTTGGGCTGTCGCAAACATGGTTGCAATAAACAAAATAAATTGTGGCTTCAAACATTTGGTATCTCCAAAATGACGCTTCACGCCTATCAATTGATTTTTAATCATCCTATTTCTAACGAAAGAATTACGGTCAGCGCTACTATAGATGATGAGTTCAAAAGAGTAGGAGATATTTTGAAACTTGATTTAAGTGCGTATTTCTAG
- a CDS encoding IS110 family transposase, whose amino-acid sequence MEKVFIGIDISKLTLDVFVKGGSKTQHYQIENNSKAIKKFFKSFSNTADTVVGMENTGRYNFELYEVLSNMDLLVFVINPLHLKKSIGFLRGKNDKLDSQRICIFLEKNHMDLEPWIAKSSEIQKISLLNAERRHRVKIKAGLLRQMKDLSFLKNHTDKEIIKLNKQLILLLDKQIKTVEKKMVEIIESNVELKDQYKRIQTVPGVGKVLATMLIVKTNGFTEIQSARKMACYSGVVPFDHRSGSSIYYKPRVSTMADKELKKILHLAALSSIRLKNDLASYFQRKVLEGKNKMSVLNAIRNKIIHRVYALIKNNSVYKNNLLMS is encoded by the coding sequence ATGGAAAAAGTTTTTATTGGAATTGACATTAGTAAACTAACTCTGGATGTTTTCGTTAAGGGAGGTTCTAAAACACAGCATTATCAAATTGAGAATAATTCGAAAGCTATCAAAAAGTTTTTCAAAAGTTTCTCCAATACTGCAGATACCGTTGTAGGAATGGAAAATACAGGAAGGTATAATTTTGAACTTTACGAAGTTCTAAGTAATATGGACCTTTTAGTTTTTGTTATAAATCCACTTCATTTAAAGAAAAGCATCGGTTTTTTAAGGGGTAAGAATGATAAACTCGACAGTCAGAGAATTTGTATTTTTTTGGAGAAAAACCACATGGATTTAGAGCCTTGGATTGCTAAATCTTCAGAGATTCAAAAGATAAGTTTACTCAATGCAGAACGTAGACACAGAGTAAAAATAAAAGCAGGTTTATTAAGACAGATGAAAGATTTAAGCTTTCTTAAAAATCATACAGATAAGGAAATTATAAAACTTAATAAACAATTGATTTTACTTTTAGACAAGCAGATTAAAACAGTTGAGAAAAAGATGGTAGAGATTATTGAATCGAATGTAGAATTGAAGGATCAATATAAAAGAATACAGACTGTCCCAGGTGTTGGAAAAGTATTGGCTACTATGCTAATTGTTAAAACTAATGGATTTACAGAGATTCAATCGGCAAGAAAGATGGCTTGTTATTCAGGGGTAGTTCCGTTTGATCATCGCTCAGGTTCATCAATCTATTACAAACCTCGAGTCTCTACGATGGCTGATAAGGAATTAAAAAAGATTTTACATTTAGCTGCGTTGAGCTCCATAAGATTGAAAAATGATCTCGCTTCATATTTTCAAAGAAAGGTTTTAGAGGGAAAGAATAAAATGTCTGTCTTAAATGCAATTAGAAATAAAATCATACACAGAGTTTATGCTCTGATAAAAAATAATTCTGTGTATAAAAATAATTTGCTTATGTCATAG
- a CDS encoding YdeI family protein produces MQKYNPLVDEYIEKSQDFAKPILHYIREIVHEFCPDLEEAIKWKFPTFMYKDKILCSMVSFKQYCSMGFWLHDEMQTIKNLETDVEKTNMFSLGKITKLEDLPSKPQLKKIILEAMELTDMGVKLKKAPPSSTVIEVPEYFKNALNQNKKALEVFEKASPSFRKEYINWIVDAKTETTRNKRTEQALEWIAEGKGRNWKYEKKK; encoded by the coding sequence ATGCAAAAGTACAATCCTTTAGTAGATGAATATATTGAGAAATCTCAAGATTTTGCAAAACCGATTCTACATTATATTCGTGAGATTGTGCATGAGTTTTGTCCAGATTTGGAAGAAGCTATCAAATGGAAGTTTCCGACATTTATGTATAAGGATAAAATTCTCTGCTCAATGGTTTCTTTTAAGCAGTATTGTAGCATGGGATTTTGGCTGCACGATGAAATGCAGACGATAAAAAATCTTGAAACGGATGTGGAAAAAACAAATATGTTCAGTCTCGGCAAGATTACCAAACTCGAAGATCTTCCTTCAAAACCCCAGCTTAAGAAAATTATTCTCGAAGCGATGGAACTGACCGACATGGGTGTGAAACTGAAAAAAGCACCACCTTCAAGCACAGTAATTGAAGTTCCCGAATATTTTAAAAATGCTTTAAACCAAAATAAAAAAGCGCTTGAAGTTTTTGAAAAAGCTTCTCCATCATTTAGAAAAGAATACATTAACTGGATTGTTGACGCCAAAACAGAAACCACCAGAAATAAAAGAACGGAACAAGCTCTGGAGTGGATTGCCGAAGGAAAAGGGCGGAATTGGAAATATGAAAAAAAGAAGTGA